In the genome of Zobellia nedashkovskayae, the window ACGGAATAACACATGGTAAAGTTATGACCTCATTAGCTTCAAAAATTCTATTTCTAAATAATCCTTGGTCTATTTTACCTTTAGATAATTTAGCAAAAAAAGCAGTTGGCCTTAGAGGAAATAGTTATACAGACTACCTGCCTTTGATTGACATATTTATTACCAATAATAAAAATGAAATAAATACAATGCTATCATCAGTCGATGAACATTTGGCTATAATAGAAAAAGAATTTCAAGGTGAGATTGAAAACTTAGAACTAATTAGACATAATAGGTTTGTAGACAAAATTCTTTGGACACAGGGCCGCAGCCTATTAAGCATAGCTAAACCTCTAAAATAGAAATACAAAACAACAACATCAAACCTTAAAGTTTTCATGTAAGATTTTTCTATTAGTACCGTAATTTCAAAAAGGTTTTTTAAATTGGTGGTTCCAACAATAGGACTCCCCCCTAACAATAATTGATCACATCTTTTTATGGCCAAAGCAGATATTGATTTTGAAAAAGAATTATGGGATGCCGCGAACGAATTACGAGGCGCCGTTTCCGAAAATAATTACAAAAATTACATTTTACCTTTGGTGTTTTTAAAGCACCTTAGTGAGCGGTTCGAGATTGTTCAAGAAGAACTTACCCATGTTCTAAATGACCCCGCCTCAGAATACTATACCGCAGATAAAGCAGAGAAAGATTATGTACTCTCAGATGCTGATGAATATAGGTCTCGCAATACTTTTGTAATACCTCACGAAGCTTCATGGCAATATTTTAAGGATAATGCGGAACAAGACAATATCAAAGTTATTATTGATGATGCTTTTGATGTCATTCAAGAATTGTTATCAGCCTATAACCCGCAACTAAATAACCTATTACCTAGAATATTTGTTAAGAGCGAATTATCTGCGAAGCAAACTGGTGGTATAATTAACCTATTATCTCACCCTAAGTTCTCTGAAAAAGAAAATCCTGAAAGTGATATACTTGGTCGTATTTATGAATACTACATTGGTCGTTTTGCTATGGCAGAGGGTTCTGGTGCCGGTCAATTCTTTACACCAGGTAGTATTGTGCGCCTGTTAGTAGAACTTCTAGAACCCTACAAAGGTAGAATATTTGACCCTGCCTGTGGTAGTGGCGGTATGTTTGTACAGAGCTTAAAGTTTATAAAAGAACACGGCGGTAATAAAAGTGATATTTCTATCTACGGACAAGAAATGACCTCGCAAACGCTGCGCTTGTGTTTAATGAATCTTTTATTACGAGACTTATCTTTTGATATCAAACTAGGCAACTCTTTGCTAGATGATAAATTCCCTAACCTAAAGGCAGATTATGTCATTGCCAACCCACCTTTCAATGTTAGTAATTGGCACCCTGAAGATCTTTCTGAAAAAGACCCTAGACTTTTTGGACCAAGAGAAGAATTCACCACAGATGGTAGTGCCAACTATATGTGGATGCAAACCTTTTGGAATCATTTAAGTGATACTGGTACCGCAGGTATTGTAATGGCAAACGGAGCCATGACCTCTAATACAAAAGGAGAAAAGAATGTGCGCCAGTATATGGTTGATGAAGGCATGATCGATTGTATTGTTCGTATGCCAGATAAACTCTTTTTAACAACCGGTATACCTGCCTGTTTGTTTATTCTAAGTAAAAACCGGGATGGTAAAGATGGCGAGCACCGCGAGCGGATGAAAGAAGTTTTATTCATTGATGCTGCTAAAATGGGTACGATGGCAAGCCGAAAATTAAGAATTTTCGAAGATGCCGATATTGACAAAATAGCGGATACTTATCATGATTGGAGAACTGTTGGTAAAACTTACGAAGACGTTGACGGCTTTTGCAAAGCTGCCACTTTAGAAGAGGTACAAAAACAAGATTATAAGCTCACCCCCGGTATATACGTAGGCACGGAAGCGGAAGAAGATGATGGTATTCCATTTGAAGAAAAAATGGAGACTTTAAAAGCTACTTTGTTTGAACAGTTTGAGAATGGTGAGGAGTTGAAACAACAAATATTAAAGAATTTCAGTAAAATATAAGCATAATGGACTTTATTTCTAAGCTAAATAGTTTTAAGGAACTAACTCTAGAATTCATTCTTAAAAGGGGAAGGTCAACAGCTAATATCTCTCCAATAAAACCAGGTATACTATTTATTTCTATAATCTTATTTCATGTATTTTATTTAAAAATTGTAGAGTCTGTCAATGAAAATTTGATAATGACTGAAAATTTCTCCAATTTTTGGTTAGATGGTTTTATTATTTTCACCTCGCTAAGTACCATTATATTCTTTTCGTTTAGGTTTTGGTACACAAAGTACACACCAAGTGAAACCACAGTAATTCTTCTTTTTTTAACTTCCTACATATTATTCAATTTCATTCTCTTTTCAAATAACCTTAACTGGTCATTTTTTACCGATAGTATTTTAAAGCTTCATTACCCACTTTACTTTTTAATTCCCATATTTCTTTTTTTGACTTATTATATTATTAAGAGAACAATAATTGTCTTGTCTAAGAAACCAGAATTTAGAAGTCAATTTCAAAGTGACGTGCCAATTAATAAAATAAATGATGATAAATTGGGTTATGAACCCTATGTAAAGAATTTAGGTAAAATAATACTCAATGAAAGTTTTTCTAAAGCATTCTCTATTGGACTAGTTGGACCTTGGGGAAATGGTAAATCAAGTATTTTTGATTTAATTAAAAGCGAAATTGAAGATAATGAAAAGGTATTAAGGGATAATATTTTCATTGATTTCCAACCATTTCTGAATCATAATGAATACGATATTATTAATGAATTTTTTATTCTATTAAGTAATCAGCTTTCAAAGTTTGATGGCAACATTTCTAATGAAATATTAAACTACTCTCAAAAATTAAATGACTTATACCAATCTAAAAGTCTAATTAACTTTGTTTCTAAATCAACGAATACTCAAGAAAATCTTGCTGCAAAAGAGCTTTATAACAAGATTAATGAAAGTCTTACTCGAATAAACAAAAAAATAATTGTTTTTATTGATGATTTAGACAGATTGAACGGAGATGAGATTATACAAGTATTAAAGTTAATTCGTAATACAGGTAATTTCAAGAATACAATTTTTATAGTAGCCATGGATAAGGACTACGTCTTACAAAGATTAAAAAGTAGTGACCATATTCTTAATTCAGCATATTTAGAAAAGTTTTTCCAATTGGAAATTTACCTTCCTGAAATTGATAATAATTTATTAAGAGAAAATTTTCTTGAAATTTTCGAATTAGCACAGGACACTGAATCGTTAGATTTTGCATTAAGAATTAAAGAGGCACTTTCCAATAGTGATATTCTCTTTAATGACTATGTTAAAAACATTAGAGATGTAAAAAGATACTCCAATCAAATAAAATTTGATTATCCATTTATTAAATCTGAAATAAATCTAGTCGATTTTATAAATTTTACATTTCTAAAAACTAGATTCCCAAGTATAGTAAATCAGCTTTACGAAGACAGGTCAAATTTATTACGATATGATAATATAAATGATTTGTATCATATAGAAGTATTACCAGAATCTGCAAAGGAAGAAGATGAAGGAAAATCAATACCACTTGATTTATTTAATTTTTTCAATAGCCAAAGCACTACTAATAAGACTATAGAAACTAAAGATTTAAAAGAATTTAAAAAATATAAAATTTTCAAAAGTATAATTCAAGATAACGGCTGCTCTGACAATAGCAACAAGGTTGACTGTGATGATTTATATCTGTTATTTAAAACGCTTTATACTCTATTTGGCAAAAAAGACATAGAAAGCTCGGACTCTATACAATTGAGTGATAATTTAAATACTCTTTTCTATCGAAAAATACAAGAAAATAATTTTACTCAAAAAGAATTTAAAGATTTACTGAATTTTAAAAATATAGAAGTTTTGAAATCTGATATTAGTAATCTAGATGCTAATCACAAACTTCTTCAACTTTTGAAAAAGTTGAAATGGTTTAAAGCAACTAATACTGATATACTTAAAAAAGTTATTCAAATTTTAATTCATCTTTATCAAATGAAAGATGAATATAGTCTAAATGGAGTCGATGTTAATGAAAGACTCAACTTTTATAATAAGGAATTATTTACTAAAGAATTTGGCGAATCAGCAGAAAATGCAAAATGGCTATGGAATAAACTATTTACTGAAGACAACTTAAGTTTAGACAAAAAAATATATTTGATAGGCGAGATCTGGAGCTCCAGAAACGAAAATGAATTATGGAAATTTTCAAAAGACGATATTTCTGAAAAAGCGATTGAAATGTATGCTTTAAAATTAAATGAATTAAAAGGAACAACCTGGAAAGTCAATCAATTTGAATTTTATGGCTACTATCATGCTCTGAAAAATATAAATGAGATTCAACCCAAACTTAATGAACTATTTGAAAGTTTCTGGAAGGATAGAGACATTAAATTGCTTTGCGCTCAAACTATTGATGCTGTTGCTTTTTCTTCAAGTGTTTATCGTCTTTCAGATGTTATAATTGATATATATGGTGCAAAAGAAAATTTTGTCAGCTTTGTTAAAAAACATGAATTTGCGGAAAAACCTGAAATTAAAGAATATATCCAATTTCTAGATTTGCTTCAAAAAACTCGCTTTAAAAGCCCTATTGAATTTAAATTCAAAACCTTCACACTTGCAAAAGAGAGAATTAAAAATATAAAAAAACAGTATCTGAATAATTCAAGTTTTGATGAGTACAAAGATTATCATCAAGTCATTTTAGAAACGAATGACAAAGAATTTCTTTACGCCATTCGTAGCCACCAAAATTATAATTTAATTCCAAAAATTGAACTTTATGATAACGATGACACTATTGTTTCAATAATCAACATTTACAAAAAAAATGCCAACGCTGATTTAGTAAAAATAGCTATACTCTTAAATGAAATTGGCACAGATAAATTAGGTTGGAAAGCCAAAAGTTTAGATAAAGCTGAACTAATTAATAATGAGTCCTTTTTAGAGCATTCAAGTGACCCTGAAAAAGAGATAAAGATTATTCATCCTAAACCTGCCAAATTCTAAATGCCTAAAAACTGGAAAACATATAAGCTTGGAGAATTGTGCACAAAAATTACTGATGGTGCACATCATAGTCCAAAAGATATTGGAACAGGCGGCTACCCAATGCCATCCGTAAAAGATTTAACACCGTTTGGGGTTAACCTAGAATCCTCAAAAAGAATCTCTGAGTTAGATTATTTTAAACTAATTAAGCAAGGATGTCAGCCAATAGTAAACGATGTTGTAATCGCTAAAGACGGCAATAGTGCATTGGATACTGTCTGTGTAATTAAAAAGAGTGTTGAGGCGGTGTTATTGTCTTCTGTGGCTATTCTTAGACCCGACATGAAACTAATTGACCCTTACTTTCTAAAATGTTATTTTAGTTCTCCAGCCATTTTGAAATATTTAAAATCAAGATTTATTTCAGGTGCGGCAATTCCAAGAGTGATTCTTAAAGACTTCAAACTTGCAGAAATAAATCTCCCACCTCTCCCCGAACAACGAGTAATCGCCAGCATCCTCTCAGCCCTAGATGACAAAATAGAAAACAACCTAGCCATGAACAAAACCTTAGAAGACATGGCTATGGCACTTTACAAACATTGGTTTGTAGATTTTGGTCCTTTTCAAGAAGGCAAGTTCGTAGACTCTGAATTAGGTAAAATTCCTGAGGGATGGCAGGTGAAAAGAATAGGCGAATTAATAAGCCATCAAAAGGGTTATGCATTTAAATCTAAATGGTATCAATCCAAAGGAAAAGAAATAGTTAGGGTTAGTGACACAACACATAATTCAATAGATTTAAGTACCTGTAATAAAATCAGTAATCAGAAGGCAGAGGAATTTAAAAAATATAATTTGAAAACAAACGATGTTATAATAGCTAGTGTTGGTTCATGGCTTACAAATTATGCATCTGTAGTTGGCAAAGTAGTTAGAGTTCCAAGTACTGCAAATGGGTGCTTATTAAATCAAAATGCAGTTAACCTACAAATGACTCTTAAAGATAAAAATCATCAAGGTTTACTGTATTATTCATTGAAAAATGATAGATTTTTAAATTATATAGTTAGTACAGCTCAAGGTAGTGCAAATCAAGCAAGTATTAAATTAATAGATATTTTTGATTATAAAATACCCTTTTTATCAATTGAAAATTTTATAAATTTCTCTTCTCATGTAGATAGACTAATTGAACAACAAAATCAATTAACAGAAGAAAACCAAACACTTACCCAACTCCGAGACACCCTACTCCCCAAACTTATTTCAGGAGAAGTCCGTTTAAAAGAATTTGAGAAAGAAATCACCGCAGCTTTATGAGCTTAAATGAACATACCGCCCAAAATGCTGCTATAGCTTGGTTAAAAAGTTTAGGCTATAACCATATACCCGGTAATGCAATAGAACGTGACCTTAAAAAAGTAGTTTTAGAAAATGAATTGAAAAACTTTTTAAAAACCACTTACCCCAGCGTTCCAGAAACGGCACGTAATGAGGCTTTTGCCCAATTTACCCAACATGAGGGTATGGAGGTCGCGTATCGTAATCAAGATTTTCACAGAAAACTAACTCAAGGTATAGACATTGCTTGGAAAGATGCACAGGGTAATGAAAAAGCAAAGCACATCTACCCTATAGATTATACACACCCAGAAAACAATAGTTTTATAGTTTCAGACGAATTGAGCATTGTAGGCAAGAACAGCCGCCGTACGGACCTAATAATCTTTATCAACGGGCTGCCACTTATTGTCTTTGAGTTTAAGAATCCGTTTGATTCTACCGTAGGGGTGGAAAATGCACATAGGCAACTACATAACTACGTTCTAGATATTCCACAGCTGTTCGATTACAATGCTATTTGTATAGCATCAGACGGTCTGGAGGCTTTACACGGTATGTATTCATCCGCTTTAGAATGGTTCTCCCCATGGAAAAGTTTAGATGGAGATGACACCGAGCAAAAAGCAGAATTACAATTAGAAACCTTATTACATGGGCTATTCCCAAAAAAGACGCTATTAGATTATTTGCAACATTTCATCTTTCATGAAGACCATAACGGTAAGATTATAAAAAAAGGCGCAAAGTACCACCAGTATTGGGGCATTAGCCGTGCCGTAGAAAGCAGCCTAGAGAACATAAAACCAAATGGAGATGGTCGATTAGGTGTCATTTGGCATACCCAGGGTTCTGGTAAGAGTATTAGTATGGCTATACTAACCGGTATTCTACGCCAGCGACCAGAATTGAAGAATCCAACTATTGTAATACAAGTAGACCGTTCAGATTTAGACCAACAATTACATGACAACTTTGTACTCGCCAAAGATTTGGTAGGTGATGTTCAGCATGCCGAAAGCACCGACGACCTAAGAAGATTATTAAGTTCTGACGGTGGTGGCGTTATTTTCACGACTATTGAGAAATTCAGGTTGAAAGATTTAGAAAACGGCAAAGAAACTCAACACCCAATTTTAAGCGAGCGCTTCAATCTTATTGTTATGGCAGATGAGGCGCACCGTACCCAATACGGTTTTGAAAGTGGTGGTTTCGCACAGAACATTCGCCGTGCATTACCTAACGCTTCCTTTATTGGTTTTACCGGTACACCCGTAGATGGCAAAGATGCCGATACTGAACAGGTTTTTGGTCCCACTATTCACACGTACGATATCAAACAAGCCGTAGAAGATGGTGCCACGGTACCCATCTACTACGAGCCAAAAATGGTACCGCTTAATATAAAAGCAAAATACACGCAAGAATTAGAAGAAGTTGAAGAACAAGCAGAAGATACTACCGTAGGTGTTTGGGCAGCTGTTGAAGATGCTGCAGGTTCAGAAGACCGGGTAAAGACTGTAGCTAAAGATATTTTAGAACACTTTAAAGCACGTACTAAAACTTTAGACGGCAAGGCTATGGTGGTCTGTATGAGCCGCCGTAATTGCGTTAAAATGTACGATGCCTTATCTGTTCTAGATGACTGCCCAGAAATTGCAGTGATTATGACCAGTAGCCCAGGAAAAGATCCTGTTAGTTGGAATGCACATATGCGGACCAAAGATGCTATGGAAGCGGTGAAGTCAAGATTCAAGAATCCTGAAGACCCTTTGAAAATGGTAATTGTAAGAGATATGTGGCTCACCGGTTTTGATGCTCCGTGTGCCCATACAATGTACGTAGACAAGATTATGAAAGGTCATAACCTAATGCAAGCCATTGCACGTGTCAATCGTGTTTTTGAGGGAAAACCGAATGGATTGGTAGTTGATTTTATTGGCATATCAGGCTTTTTGGCAGAAGCCACAAAAAAATATACTGGCAGCGGCGGAGCAGGAAAACCCACCTTAGATTTAGATGCTGCAGTAGAATTATGTTTAGAACAACTGAGTATAGTTAAATCCCTATTAGGCGGTTTTGAATTGGATGTCATTAATGAAATGCCGGCAACAGAGAAAATGAAATGGACCACCAGCGTCCTAAATGGGTTATTAAAAGATGATGCTACAACAGAAGGCTATCTAAAAGAAGAACGTAAGTTAAGCGAATTGATAGCTATGACCAATTCAGATGAACGAATTTGGGAGATTCAAGAAGATGTGGCTATTATTCAAAAGTTAAGAGAACAGATACGAAAGATAAAGTACCCTCCGGGAGCCCAGCGTACCAAAAATGACCGTATAAAAGACCTTATTAGCAAGTCATTGGAATCACAAGCCATTGTCGATTTAGCTGCCATGTACAATTTAGATAAGATTGATATATCTATCGTAGATGATTCTTTCCAAGCCATTATAAAGGACAAAGGAGGAGAAAATATTAAAATAGAGTTGTTGCGCCGTATCATCAATGACGAATTGAAAGTACGCATGAGCAAAAACATTAAAAAAGGTAGAAAGCTTAAAGACGAACTTGAAAAAGTATTGGGCAAATACCATAAGAACAGCTTAGACTCCATTGCAGCAATAAAGCACTTGCTAGACATTGCAAATGAGATGAAAGAAGACGATAAGCGAACAAAAGAACTAGGGCTAACCGAAGACGAACTCGCTTTCTACGATCTACTATCTGCAAATAGCGCCATCTTAAATGAAGCGGGACCAGTACAAGACCTGGTCCATACCGTTGTAGCTTCCGTAAAGAAAAACCTTCAGCTAGATTGGACCAAAAAAGAAAATGCAAGAGCAGCCATACGTTTAGCAGTTAAAAAAGAATTACGGGGCAAAGTTCCTTTCTCAGAATTAGATAAGCTTTTAAAAGAAGTCATAGAACAAGCAGAAGGGCAATATGGGGAGTGGCCGTTGCTTGGGTAATATTTTGGAAAAATTTATTCGTAAAATAATTAAGAAAAATAAGTTTAAAAAAGAGATTGTAAGATGAGATTATTTTTGTTTTTATTTATGGTCAATACGTTGGCGTTTTCGCAGATAGAAGTAGATAATGGCCAAGTCATTTGGCGAAGTATAAGGCAGTACGATGGTACCTCTGAACAACTACTGAAACAGCTAAAATCATCTGGCAAATTTTCTTCTTTGGAATCAATCAATAATTCTGTTATTGGTAAATTTACTGATGCCCCCGTAAGCTTTAAAGGCACTGCTAGTATGTACTTAATGGCTTCAAATATGATGGGTAGCTTTGTTGTTAACTTTAAAGAAGGTAGATACCGGATAACTGCCAAAAACATTAAATTCAAAAGCCAGACTAGTGTAGGTATATTTGACGAAGGAAGTATCTACCCTATAGAAAAATATGCCTTAAACGGAAACGGTGAATTTAGAAAACGTTTTGAATCGAAAGACCTTCCTATAATTGAAACTAATTTAGCACAGCTTTTTGAACTCTCACAAGAAGACGATTGGTAAAAATGGTATGTTTTATTATTTAAGTTGTGACTGAATGTTCTATATAATAACAACTGAATAATCAACTCCTTTGATACAAAGCAATTATTGGAAAGTAAATAAAGATGCTAAAACATTCAAAATTTTATTAAAAAAAGCCCCGCCAAAAAATGACAGGGCTCCCACTATAAAACTTAAACTAAATTACTACTTAATACCCGCTGTTTTGGGTAACGGTTTCGTCTACACCATCTATATATTCCTGCGGTATGGGCCAGTATTCATTTTTACCGGCTGTAAATGCTGCATTGGTCAAATGGCTTCGCTTTGTTTTTTCAACTTCTAGATAGTCATCAATAACATCTTTGGCTATTCCCCAACGTACCAAGTTAAAGAAGCGGTGTCCTTCCATGGCCAATTCCAGACGGGTTTCCAATCGTACTTTTTCCATGGCATCATCGGCATCGGTCCAAATAGCATCATAGGTAGCTATGTTATAGTTGGCAGCATCGGCCGTGCCCTCTAAAGTCTGTACATATTGAGAATTTGCCGCACGTAGTCTGATTTCGTTTACCAAACCGCGCGCTGCTTCCAAATCTCCTAATTCTACCGCTGCTTCCGCTCTCCATAAAAGCACCTCAGCATAACGGATAATATAATAATTGAGCGCATCTACATAAGGCCATACATTTACGTGCAAGGCATTATTTGCGGAAAGGATTCGCTTTTTAGGACCAAAGGCACCATAAGTGGCCAAATCCCGTGCCCAGCTATCTTCGTACAAAATATCCAAATCTTTATAGGGAATTCCCGGGCGGCCAACAGTAATGTCCAACCGTGGGTCTACGTTATCCGTAGCGGTAACATCTATATTATCTACAAGAGGCAATCCTTCTGAATCCGTTTTAAAGGTATTCACCAAATTCTGGGACGGACGGTGAAATCCGTATTGGGAATAAAACGGACCTCCGGGAGCCGTTAATCGGTCGCCTATGCTTCCATTGTAATTATCGGCCTGACCGTCATTCACAGAATATTGAACGGCAAAGACCACTTCTATTCCATTATCGTTCTCTGGAAGAAAAACCGACTGAAAATCATCCATCAGTCCATAATTACCTCCCATAACCAAGGTGGTAGCATCAAAAGCATCCTGCCATTTTTCCTGAAAAAGATAGGTTTTTGCCAAATAGGCCATTGCCGCCAGTTTTGTAGGTCTACCTACCTCCTCTTGCGTATCCGGCAGTACGTCATAGGCCGCTTGAAAATCGCCCTCTATTTTTCCCCATAGTTCTTCCGAAGTAAACTCCGTATTGGAACGGGCGTAATCTTCTACCGTTTCCGCAGTTTCGTCTATATAGGGAATCTGGTTATAGATTTTTTTAAGTTCAAAATAATAATGTCCCCTTAAAAATCGCAATTCCGCTCTGCGTTGGGTCTGTACATCCGCTTCAAAATCTTCGGAAGCATCTACAAGTTTGATCGCTTCATTGGTTCTTTTTACTCCTTCGTACAAAGCCATCCATTTGCGCTCTACATCATAAATAACCGAATTGGTATTGTACAATTCCATTTGATGGATTTGACTCTGGTCTCCGGTTCCACCACCACCTTTATAGGCATCATCCGAAACTACATCGCCAAAGCTCCAGTTAGATGCCGGAGAGTTGTACGCGTTACTGGCATCGTCTATCTGTCCGTTTAAAACACTATAGGCAGATATGATCACCTTTTCCACATTGTCGGCCGTTGTTAGTTCTGAAGGTGGTACTTCTCCAAAGGTTACTTCCTCTAAATAATCATCAGAACAAGAACCTAGTATCGTAAGTGCTGTAGCCGTAAAGACCACCGCTAATTTTGAGTTTTTTTGTATAAAATTTTTCATGGCTTTCTTAGAGTTTTAGGTTGCATCCAATAACAAAAGTTCTACTTGGTGGGTAAAGTCCCCTATCTACACCAATATCCAGGTTTCTGTTGCTTCCCGAATAATTTTGAAGTCCTACTTGTGGGTTCATACCGGAGTAGTCCGTTATGGTAAATACATTACTGGCCTGGGCATAAAGCCTAAGGGTAACACCACCCAATAGATCCGGATTAAAGTTGTACCCCAATTGCAAATTGGTAAGTCTAACAAAAGAACCGTCTTCTACGTAATAGGACGAAGGGCGTATGTTATTATTAGGGTCATCCGAAGATAGACGGGGAATGCTGCTATCCGTATTCGTTGGAGACCAAGCATCCAATAATACATCTTCTTTGTTATAAGCGCCTTGGTTGAAGAAATGATTCTTGTACTTGGTGAAGTTATACGTATCGTTTCCGAAACTTCCGTTGAAGAACATGCCCAAATCAAAATTCTTATAATTGAATTGAAGGTTCAACCCCAACATAATATCCGCATGTGGAGAGCCTATGAACGTTCTATCATCCGTATCTACATCCCCATCGCCATCTACATCCTTAAATTTGATATCTCCAGGACTGGCATCCGGTTGAAGACCATAACTATCAATCTCGGCTTGATTTTGAAATAATCCGTCCGCTACATGACCGAAAAACGAAGCAATAGGTTGCCCTACGGCACTTCTAGAAATTTCTTGATCAAAGTTGACACTGTGTAAAGACGAGCTAGGAATACCCAAATAATCCGAAGTATTCAATTCCGTCAGTTCGTTTTTAGCACCGGTTAGGTTCAGGCCTATTTGATACCCCAACTCCCCTACTTTATCGGCATAATCAATATTCAATTCAAACCCGGTATTCTTCATCTTACCATCGTTCACCCATTGGCCGTCATTGGTGCCTCCATAGGTTAACGGAACGGTGTTGTACACCAGAATATCATCGGTTTTTTTAATGTAGTAATCCGCGGTAATATTCAAACGGTCGTCCAAAAGACCTAAGTCCATACCCAATGAGGTCTGTGTGGTCGTTTCCCATTTTAAATCGGGATTTGCTATACGCGATTGAGTAAGTCCCGTATAAACGGATTCTTGTGCTCCGTCTATAGCGTAATTGGAATTTGCATTGTTACTTCTATAACTGTTTACCGTAGCATAATTGGAAATTTCTTGGTTACCGGTCTGTCCCCAACTACCTCTTAGCAGTAGAGAAGATGCGATACCATCCGTATTAAAGAAATTCTCACGGTCCAAACGCCATCCTAAAGAGAATGCAGGGAATGTGCCCCATCTGTTGTCTTCGTTAAACCGAGAACTACCATCTTGCCGTACCGTTGCCGTAAACAGGTATCTTTCATCAAAATTGTAATTCAACCTACCGAAGTACGAGTTAAGAGACCAGCCCGACGCTCCACCGGAATTCAACATGTTTTCAGTACCAAAGCTCAGGTACCTAAAGTTTTCATCTTCATATAGAAATTCGCTTACCTCAGCGCCAAAGTCTTCGTAATGGTATTCTATAGCTTCTTGACCTAACAACACATCTACACTATGGTCTCCAAAACGTTTTTTGTAATTCAACGTATTTGAAAAGGAGAATTGATAGTTGAAACTATTGGAAGTAGACAAAGAATTGGTATTGTTGATAGCCAAAATTTCATCGTAGGTTGGTGAAAAACTTCTGAGATTGTAGTTCTGATAATCCAACCCGAACAAAGTCTTGAAAGTGAAGTCTTTTACATACAGGTTAGCATAAACATTACCTAAAGCCTGTACCCTTTTCTGTTTATTATCCTTATTACGATACAACTGCCCCATAGGGTTATTGCTGTCGTTGATAGGGTTTCCTGCATATTCCCCGTTTATAT includes:
- a CDS encoding type I restriction endonuclease subunit R, with product MSLNEHTAQNAAIAWLKSLGYNHIPGNAIERDLKKVVLENELKNFLKTTYPSVPETARNEAFAQFTQHEGMEVAYRNQDFHRKLTQGIDIAWKDAQGNEKAKHIYPIDYTHPENNSFIVSDELSIVGKNSRRTDLIIFINGLPLIVFEFKNPFDSTVGVENAHRQLHNYVLDIPQLFDYNAICIASDGLEALHGMYSSALEWFSPWKSLDGDDTEQKAELQLETLLHGLFPKKTLLDYLQHFIFHEDHNGKIIKKGAKYHQYWGISRAVESSLENIKPNGDGRLGVIWHTQGSGKSISMAILTGILRQRPELKNPTIVIQVDRSDLDQQLHDNFVLAKDLVGDVQHAESTDDLRRLLSSDGGGVIFTTIEKFRLKDLENGKETQHPILSERFNLIVMADEAHRTQYGFESGGFAQNIRRALPNASFIGFTGTPVDGKDADTEQVFGPTIHTYDIKQAVEDGATVPIYYEPKMVPLNIKAKYTQELEEVEEQAEDTTVGVWAAVEDAAGSEDRVKTVAKDILEHFKARTKTLDGKAMVVCMSRRNCVKMYDALSVLDDCPEIAVIMTSSPGKDPVSWNAHMRTKDAMEAVKSRFKNPEDPLKMVIVRDMWLTGFDAPCAHTMYVDKIMKGHNLMQAIARVNRVFEGKPNGLVVDFIGISGFLAEATKKYTGSGGAGKPTLDLDAAVELCLEQLSIVKSLLGGFELDVINEMPATEKMKWTTSVLNGLLKDDATTEGYLKEERKLSELIAMTNSDERIWEIQEDVAIIQKLREQIRKIKYPPGAQRTKNDRIKDLISKSLESQAIVDLAAMYNLDKIDISIVDDSFQAIIKDKGGENIKIELLRRIINDELKVRMSKNIKKGRKLKDELEKVLGKYHKNSLDSIAAIKHLLDIANEMKEDDKRTKELGLTEDELAFYDLLSANSAILNEAGPVQDLVHTVVASVKKNLQLDWTKKENARAAIRLAVKKELRGKVPFSELDKLLKEVIEQAEGQYGEWPLLG
- a CDS encoding RagB/SusD family nutrient uptake outer membrane protein; this translates as MKNFIQKNSKLAVVFTATALTILGSCSDDYLEEVTFGEVPPSELTTADNVEKVIISAYSVLNGQIDDASNAYNSPASNWSFGDVVSDDAYKGGGGTGDQSQIHQMELYNTNSVIYDVERKWMALYEGVKRTNEAIKLVDASEDFEADVQTQRRAELRFLRGHYYFELKKIYNQIPYIDETAETVEDYARSNTEFTSEELWGKIEGDFQAAYDVLPDTQEEVGRPTKLAAMAYLAKTYLFQEKWQDAFDATTLVMGGNYGLMDDFQSVFLPENDNGIEVVFAVQYSVNDGQADNYNGSIGDRLTAPGGPFYSQYGFHRPSQNLVNTFKTDSEGLPLVDNIDVTATDNVDPRLDITVGRPGIPYKDLDILYEDSWARDLATYGAFGPKKRILSANNALHVNVWPYVDALNYYIIRYAEVLLWRAEAAVELGDLEAARGLVNEIRLRAANSQYVQTLEGTADAANYNIATYDAIWTDADDAMEKVRLETRLELAMEGHRFFNLVRWGIAKDVIDDYLEVEKTKRSHLTNAAFTAGKNEYWPIPQEYIDGVDETVTQNSGY